A segment of the Carya illinoinensis cultivar Pawnee chromosome 1, C.illinoinensisPawnee_v1, whole genome shotgun sequence genome:
ttttattattttttccggCTACCATATATGCAGCTTTACTAGGGAACAAGTTGAACAACTTGACAAGAACAAGCAATGGTCCAGGGCACTTGATGGTTCTAATTACCTCCCAGGAATGGTACCTATCTTTGGGTAAGATAATTATACTTCTCCTGATCAAAGTTTTGTGGCCATGGATCTGTAAATGCTTGATTATTTGCGCGGGCTTGTTTAATCGAAATGAGTGATCATTTGATTTTTAGTTTCCTTTTGCAGGTTTTGTATACAATCTTGTTGCTTTATTTTGCAataattaaattcttatgacttttggcgtggtttcgccgattgaagatattttttgaacttctaATTGTAAATAATTTGTAGCTAGCTATTTCACGGAGTTCAATTAAATGGTAACATTGTCTGTGTGTGGATTATAAACTCTCTACTATCTAAAGCGAAAGTAGCTTTGATTTTTGCTATGataaaagatgattttttttttttggtggcaAACTACAACTCTTCTGTGCGTTTTTAGCTAATAATCTGGAATGAGATGCTCTAAAATGTAAAATGGTCATGAGGGAGCAGCCAAGTTCCAAAACAGCTTCGGTAATAATGGTTATACTTTCTTTCATTATTGCTGCTATAGAGagcgttgtttttttttcttttttttttatcatttcttgCTATTGAAGAACTTAAAGAAAAGCTTGCTGTGGAGAGCATTGTTTTTTAATTGGAAGAATGGTCTTTGAGGCTGTGGGTGTGTGTGTCTTGCCACACTACCTATTCAGTTTGGCAACCAATTATTACTATTTTGGCGTAGAAGGTTGGAAGTTTTCTGGTCATCTCAAAAGTAACAATTTGAGGTCGTATTCTTGTCTTTGGTCTACCTACCAAGGCAGtgataatatttttgggttgatTCTGGTGAATATTGCTACCTTGGTAACTTGTGGCCTGCAGTTGCTGACGAGGAactacttgtcaaaaaaaaaaaaaaactatggttCGATCCTTGCTACTTCTGGTTTGAGATGCAATTTTTTGTGAAAGTAtcttatttctcattttcataCTCACTTGGACAATCTCTCTTTTGAGCACCTTCATAAAAGAATCAAAACTGAAGTCAGTGttcttaattataaatagtcacACGAAGCAaactttttgttgattttcttttgAGTCTAGCCTCGGGCCCATTTCAGAGAACCAGTTAGATAAGCAGCTTTAGCTGAGCTAACATTCTTCATAGATGTGATATCAGATATAGGTTTTATCGTTTTACTTGGTTAATAATATTAGGAATGATTCTATTCTTTTGTAGGCTGTCGATATAAAACTCCTTGGATCCCTTAATCGGGATGATTTGAAGAAAATTTGCGGTGATAATTTTCCTGAATGGATATCTTTCCCCGCCTTTGAACaggttgattattttttgtttatttattttttattatcattatgcTTATTCGTTTACATACTGAGTGGAATATTTCCCCTCAGCTTttctaacatttgatataatgaACAGAGAGGACTCAAAAGATCATATGGTTTGCTTTGTTTCAGCACATATCTTAGTCGAATTAAATGATGTTTTTACAAGATGGAAATCTCTTGGGAAAAAGTGGGATTATGAAAGCTCTAAGGTTGGGCTAAAAACCTATCAAGTGGAAAGCTGACAGACTATTGATACCAGATACGGTGTTCAAAAAGTTCCTTTGCATAATAATTTGTTGATAAGAGGTCATTGCCAACCATTGACAAGGTCAAGGGATATGGTGGAAGAGATGTGGAAGtaagtaatatgctaatatttttcatgattagATATGATTTTGtgtggatgattttttttttattcaaaaaagatatgattttctatctttataaataataaatgatatataagtgcttatagaaataaataaataaatgagatagtgaaatttttgttatttagccaatttgttatttttggtaagttttttattttcacaacaatttttcattttcatattagGATAGATTTTTTCTGCTCTTTATGAGTGTTTTATTATTCTCTTCATATGTATAGGTCATGAAGATTGCACATGATTGCATACAGAAATCATTGCAGTTTATACATGAAAGAGAAATTTCTCACCTAGATGTCAAaccttataatatttatgtaaagaaTGGTGTTTATAAGTTGTCATTTTGGATGTGCAATTCTCACGGTAAGAGCTTGCAAATTGAATAATGATTTTGTATGTTCAATTTATGTAAAGAatgtgttttattttctgttgttCAACTTAAATTAGTTTTAGTGCATGTTGTTATGAGATGATAATGTCATCTTCCATTTCAAAGATGTTACTGTTATCTGTTTttgcaaaaataatttctatagaattattttattcctCCAACCGGGTGCTATGTATATTACTAGATTATAtggatataataatataatatgattgatgGTCAAGCTTTTGGTATCTGTGATCAAGAAGTTtggttttctaaaatttttagtATGTTTGGCTTGTTGTATTGTCTGGATAGAGTAAATTTACAGGGT
Coding sequences within it:
- the LOC122308191 gene encoding calcium-dependent lipid-binding protein-like, producing MGLISGVFMGMVFGIALMAGWKQMMRYRSTKRIAKAVDIKLLGSLNRDDLKKICGDNFPEWISFPAFEQRGLKRSYGLLCFSTYLSRIK